From the Brachybacterium sillae genome, the window CTGTAGCTTTGCGGTCCACGTCACATCGGGTGCCGTCCGGGCTCCCGATCGGATTCCGCGAGCGCCGCAGGCCGCGTCGACGCCGCACTGTCCCGTCCGGACGACGGCGACCCGATCAACGGCCGACCGACTGGCCCGCACCACGTCTCGCGTGAGGAGCGTCCATGGCCCCCACCCCCGTTCCCTCCGGTGCGTCCGAGGATGTCCCCGCGCACGCGCCCGACCACACCTCGAGAGATCACGGGCGCTCCACCGCGCAGCCACGCCGTCGCGGTTCCCGTTTCGGCCCCGGGCTGATCATCGCGGCCTCCTTCATCGGCCCGGGCACGGTGACCACCTCGATCGTGACCGGCGCGAGCGTCGGTTTCGCCCTGGCCTGGGCGGTGGTGTTCTCGATCATCGCCACGATCGTGCTGCAGGAGATGTCCGTCCGCCTCGGCCTGGGCGCCCGCATCGGCCTCGCTGAGGCGATGCGGCGCGTGTTCCGCCACCCCGTGGCGAAGGCGCTGATGATCGCCCTGGTCGTCGCGGCGATCGGGATCGGCGGCGCCGCCTACGCGGGCGGCGACACCACCGGCACCGCCCTGGCCGTCACCACCGCCCTGCCGGTCGACCTGACGATCGTGGTGGCGGTCATCATCCTGGCGATCTTCGGACTGCTGGTCACCGGCAGCTACCAGGTGGTGGAGAAGGTCCTGATGGTGATGGTGGTGATCCTCGCCGTCCTGTTCCTCATCACCGCGTTCGTGGTGCGTCCGCCGATCGGCGACCTCCTGCGCGGACTGTTCGTGCCGTCGATCCCCGCGGGATCACTGCTGACCACCATCGCCCTGATCGGGACCACCGTCGTGCCCTACAACGTGTTCCTCCACGCCAGTCTGGTGCAGGAGAACTGGGGTGAGGACGACCCCGACCACGCCATCCGCGAAGCCCGCATCGACACCGTCGGGTCGATCTCCCTGGGCGGCCTGATCACCCTGGCCGTGATGGCCACCGCCTTCGGCGCGATGTTCCTGCGCGGCATCCCCGCCGAGACCGGTACCGACCTGGTGCGATCCCTGGAACCGTTGCTCGGGGACGCCGCCCCGTGGGTGTTCGCGCTCGGTCTGTTCGCGGCCGGATTCACCTCAGCCCTGGCCGGCCCGCTGGGCGCCGCCTACGCGATCTGCGGGGTGCTGGGACTCAGCACCGACATGCGGTCGTGGCCCTTCCGCATCGTGTGGATGCTGGTGCTGCTGATCGGAGCGGTGATCGCCCTGACCGGCATCGAGCCGATCACGATCATCGTGGTGGCGCAGGCCGCGAACGGCCTGTTGCTGCCGATCATCGCGGTCTTCCTGCTGATCACCATGAACAACCGTGAGCTGCTGGGCCGCTGGGCGAACGGCCCGGTGAGCAACATCGTCGGCGGGCTGATCACCGCTGTCATCATCGGCCTGGCGATCTATCAGCTCGGCAGCCTCGCTGGATTCTGGGAGTGACACCGTCGGGCGGGTCCCGCCCGACGACTCGCACCCCATGACTCCCGCACGCCTCCCGGACGGCTCCCGGCCGCGGGGGCCCGCCCGATAGTCTTGAGATCGAGACACCGCCGCACCGACCCGAGGGGGAGGACCCGCCCATGTCGCGCATCATCTACACCCACACTGACGAGGCCCCGATGCTCGCGACGGCCTCGTTCCTGCCGGTCCTCGAGGCCTTCGCCGCCACCGCCGGGATCGACGTCGAGACGCGTGACATCTCCCTGGCCGGGCGCATCCTCGCCGCCTTCGCCGATCTGCTGCCCGAGGACCAGCGGGTCCCCGACGCCCTGAAGGAACTGGGCGAGCTGGCCCGCACCCCCGAGGCGAACATCATCAAGCTGCCGAACATCTCCGCCTCCGTGCCGCAGCTGACCGCAGCGATCGCCGAACTGCAGGCCCTCGGGTACGCCCTGCCGGACTACCCGGAGTCCCCGTCGACCGCTGAGGAGAAGGACATCCGTGCCCGGTACGACTCCGTGAAGGGGTCGGCGGTCAACCCGGTGCTGCGCGAGGGCAACTCGGACCGCCGCGCCCCGCTGGCGGTGAAGAACTACGCGAAGTCCCACCCGCATCGCATGGGTGCCTGGAGCGCCGACTCCCGCACCGCCGTGGCGACCATGGGCGCCGATGATTTCCGCTCTCACGAGCAGTCGGTGGTGATGGACGGCCCCGACACCCTCTCGATCGTGCACGTCGACGGCTCCGGCACCGAGACCGTGCTGAAGGACGGCCTGGCGGTGCTGGAGGGCGAGGTGGTTGACTCCACCGTCATGCGCGCCGCCGCGCTCGATGCGTTCCTCGCCGAGCAGGTCCGCGCCGCCAAGGAGCAGGGCGTGCTGTTCTCCCTGCACCTGAAGGCCACCATGATGAAGGTGTCCGACCCGGTGATCTTCGGTCACGCCGTGCGGGTATTCTTCCCCACCGTGTTCGCGCGCTACGGGGATCAGCTCGCCGCCGCCGGCCTCTCCCCCGACAACGGCCTGGGCGGGATCCTCGCGGGCCTCGAGGAGCTCGACGCCGAGGTGCGTGACGGCGTCCGCGCCGCCATCGACGAGGACCTCGCCGCGGGCCCGGCGCTGGCCATGGTGAACTCCGACAAGGGCATCACCAACCTGCACGTGCCCAGCGATGTCATCATCGACGCCTCCATGCCGGCGATGATCCGCACCTCCGGGCACATGTGGGGCCCCGACGGCGAAGAGGCCGACACCCTCGCGGTGATCCCCGACTCCTCCTACGCCGGGGTGTACGAGGCGACCATCGCCGACTGCAAGGAGCACGGCGCCTTCGACCCGGCCACCATGGGCACCGTCCCGAACGTCGGCCTGATGGCGCAGAAGGCCGAAGAGTACGGCAGCCACGACAAGACCTTCGTGGCCCAGGCGGAGGGCCGTATCGAGGTGCGCGCCGGCTCCGGCGAGGTGCTCATGGCCCATGACGTCGCCGCCGGGGACATCTTCCGCGCCTGCCAGACGAAGGACGCCCCGATCCGCGACTGGGTGCGGCTGGCGGTGTCCCGCTCCCGCATCTCCGGCATGCCCGCCGTGTTCTGGCTGGACGATTCCCGCGCCCACGACCGCAACCTGATCGCGAAGGTCGAGGCGTACCTCGCCGACGAGGACACCGACGGGCTGGACCTGCGGATCCTCTCCCCCGCCGACGCCACCCGCCACACCCTGGAACGCGTGCGCCGCGGGGAGGACACCATCTCCGTGACCGGCAACGTGCTGCGTGACTACCTCACCGATCTGTTCCCGATCATGGAGCTCGGCACCAGCGCGAAGATGCTGTCGGTGGTGCCGCTGATGAACGGCGGCGGCCTGTTCGAGACCGGCGCCGGCGGCTCGGCCCCCAAACACGTGCAGCAGCTCCTGGAGGAGAACTACCTGCGCTGGGATTCCCTCGGGGAGTTCCTGGCGCTCGCCGAGTCGCTGCGTCACCTGGCCCGCACCGCCGACAACGAGCGTGCGCGGGTGATCGCCGACGCCCTGGATCGGGCCACGGAGACGCTGCTGAACAACGACCGCTCACCGCAGCGCCGTCTCGGCACCGTCGACAACCGCGGCAGCCACTTCTACCTGGCCCTGTACTGGGCGCAGGAGCTCGCCGCACAGTCGGAGGACGCCGAGCTGGCGCAGGCCTTCGCGCCGATCGCGGCGGAGCTCACCGACAGTGAGGAGACCATCGCCCAGGAGCTGCTGGCGGTGCAGGGCTCCCCTGCGGACATCGGCGGTTACTACCGGCCCGATGAGGAGCGCACCGCCGCGGTGATGCGCCCGTCGGCGACGTTCAACGCCATCGTCGACCGGATCCGCAGCGCCGTCTGATCCCCGAGCTGACCCGGAGTCCGATCGGCGCCGATCGTGCACACGCTCTGACCCGCAGGACGGTCGGCAGTCGGAAGGAGGGCCACCCGTGGCTGGGGGCACCCAGAAGGTGACGGGCGCCGGGGGTGTCCGCCTGGCGGTGGACGCCACCGGCCACGGTGATCCCGTCGTGCTGCTGCACGGGTCCCTGCTGTCACGGGCGGTGTGGCGCGGCTCCGGATATGTGCAGCCCCTGCTGCAGGCCGGGTATCAGGTGGTCCGGATGGATCTGCGCGGGCACGGCCGCTCCGACGCTCCGCACGACCCCGCCGCGTACACCCAGGATGCGTTCGTCGAGGACCTGCTGGCGATGCTGCGGGCCCTGGACCTGGAGCGGGTCGCGGTCATCGGGTATTCGATCGGGGCCCGGGTCGCGCTGACCGCGGCACTGTCGGCCCCGCAGCAGGTCCGCGGGATCGTGTGTCTGGGAGGTTCTGCGGCCCGGCAACAGGG encodes:
- a CDS encoding Nramp family divalent metal transporter, with the protein product MAPTPVPSGASEDVPAHAPDHTSRDHGRSTAQPRRRGSRFGPGLIIAASFIGPGTVTTSIVTGASVGFALAWAVVFSIIATIVLQEMSVRLGLGARIGLAEAMRRVFRHPVAKALMIALVVAAIGIGGAAYAGGDTTGTALAVTTALPVDLTIVVAVIILAIFGLLVTGSYQVVEKVLMVMVVILAVLFLITAFVVRPPIGDLLRGLFVPSIPAGSLLTTIALIGTTVVPYNVFLHASLVQENWGEDDPDHAIREARIDTVGSISLGGLITLAVMATAFGAMFLRGIPAETGTDLVRSLEPLLGDAAPWVFALGLFAAGFTSALAGPLGAAYAICGVLGLSTDMRSWPFRIVWMLVLLIGAVIALTGIEPITIIVVAQAANGLLLPIIAVFLLITMNNRELLGRWANGPVSNIVGGLITAVIIGLAIYQLGSLAGFWE
- a CDS encoding NADP-dependent isocitrate dehydrogenase: MSRIIYTHTDEAPMLATASFLPVLEAFAATAGIDVETRDISLAGRILAAFADLLPEDQRVPDALKELGELARTPEANIIKLPNISASVPQLTAAIAELQALGYALPDYPESPSTAEEKDIRARYDSVKGSAVNPVLREGNSDRRAPLAVKNYAKSHPHRMGAWSADSRTAVATMGADDFRSHEQSVVMDGPDTLSIVHVDGSGTETVLKDGLAVLEGEVVDSTVMRAAALDAFLAEQVRAAKEQGVLFSLHLKATMMKVSDPVIFGHAVRVFFPTVFARYGDQLAAAGLSPDNGLGGILAGLEELDAEVRDGVRAAIDEDLAAGPALAMVNSDKGITNLHVPSDVIIDASMPAMIRTSGHMWGPDGEEADTLAVIPDSSYAGVYEATIADCKEHGAFDPATMGTVPNVGLMAQKAEEYGSHDKTFVAQAEGRIEVRAGSGEVLMAHDVAAGDIFRACQTKDAPIRDWVRLAVSRSRISGMPAVFWLDDSRAHDRNLIAKVEAYLADEDTDGLDLRILSPADATRHTLERVRRGEDTISVTGNVLRDYLTDLFPIMELGTSAKMLSVVPLMNGGGLFETGAGGSAPKHVQQLLEENYLRWDSLGEFLALAESLRHLARTADNERARVIADALDRATETLLNNDRSPQRRLGTVDNRGSHFYLALYWAQELAAQSEDAELAQAFAPIAAELTDSEETIAQELLAVQGSPADIGGYYRPDEERTAAVMRPSATFNAIVDRIRSAV